Proteins co-encoded in one Sporosarcina sp. FSL K6-1522 genomic window:
- a CDS encoding TerD family protein, producing the protein MAISLQKGQRIDLTKGKADLNRIMIGLGWDPVAQSKGGLFAAFKSAPNIDCDASVFMLTDDKFVNKNDLVYFGNLKSACQSVIHSGDNTTGDGDGDDEVIMVELKSVPDRYNKLVFVVNIYDCVKRKQDFGMIQNAYIRVVDPKTNEELVRYNLSESYGGLTTLVTGEIYRHNGEWKFGAVGDGTTDPNLTAIAKRFQ; encoded by the coding sequence ATGGCGATTAGTTTACAAAAAGGTCAACGCATCGATTTGACCAAAGGAAAAGCAGATTTAAATCGCATTATGATTGGTTTAGGCTGGGATCCAGTTGCCCAATCTAAGGGTGGTTTATTTGCTGCATTTAAATCTGCACCAAATATCGATTGTGACGCATCTGTTTTTATGTTGACAGATGATAAATTTGTTAACAAAAATGACCTTGTGTATTTTGGTAACTTAAAAAGTGCATGTCAATCCGTGATTCACTCAGGAGACAACACGACAGGTGATGGCGACGGAGATGACGAAGTAATCATGGTAGAGCTAAAGTCGGTTCCGGATCGTTATAATAAGCTAGTTTTCGTCGTAAATATTTATGATTGTGTAAAGCGAAAACAAGATTTCGGTATGATTCAAAATGCGTATATTCGTGTAGTGGATCCGAAAACGAACGAAGAGTTAGTGCGCTACAACTTATCTGAGAGCTATGGTGGTTTAACGACACTCGTAACGGGTGAAATTTATCGCCATAACGGGGAATGGAAATTCGGAGCAGTCGGAGATGGCACAACGGATCCGAACCTCACGGCAATCGCCAAACGATTTCAATGA
- a CDS encoding DUF3006 domain-containing protein, producing MKGIVDRFEGDFVVIEIDGETQDIPKALVEDSVQVNDCVTLQHNKWRTVKSETEIRKNTIKSLMDSVWED from the coding sequence ATGAAAGGAATTGTAGATCGATTTGAAGGGGATTTTGTCGTAATTGAGATAGATGGAGAAACACAGGATATTCCAAAAGCGCTAGTAGAGGACAGTGTGCAAGTGAATGATTGTGTGACGTTACAACATAACAAATGGCGCACGGTAAAAAGTGAGACGGAAATCCGGAAAAATACGATTAAATCCCTAATGGATAGTGTGTGGGAAGACTAA
- a CDS encoding MBL fold metallo-hydrolase, which yields MENVGTIIVLVAFVIFCIGLLGVVKGNVKALQIPSRKVSALVMGAAFIGFIIGGAMLPTEPVSKSVTEDTPSTSPVEEQVQDDTKEQQAPVISQDNPSAGELQVHFVDVGQGAAQIIITPTNKVMVIDGGNNDDEDKMVAYLTELGVSKIDILIGTHPDADHIGGIDAVIDAFDIGKIYMPKVQRDTQTFASVLQAIQNKGLKVTTAKAGLMLDLDPAVQVTMISPVDETHSDANELSAVVRLQYGEHAFLLTGDAGIKTEEKWLQSGERLQSTVLLVGHHGSEYSTSEALLQAVQPQYAVIQVGKNNYGHPTSEVLDRLHANNIGIYRNDTDGTIVFKTDGKEMQINKDAWAYTATPPSKSHTSTPAPPVKETEHASSLQASATIDTVQPTQNEEVTVTVTVKDQAGNPVSGANVQLNLQFKSKDTDYEAITNANGMAEISFRIGRAAAGFTVDGEITVTANGMTATTQTAFTPK from the coding sequence ATGGAAAACGTGGGAACGATAATCGTATTAGTCGCTTTTGTTATCTTTTGTATAGGGCTTCTCGGTGTAGTGAAAGGAAATGTGAAGGCTTTACAGATTCCTTCACGAAAAGTGAGCGCACTAGTGATGGGCGCTGCATTTATTGGATTTATTATCGGTGGGGCGATGTTGCCTACTGAACCCGTTTCCAAGTCGGTAACGGAAGATACGCCATCGACTTCACCTGTGGAGGAGCAAGTACAGGATGATACGAAAGAACAGCAAGCACCTGTTATCTCCCAGGACAACCCATCGGCAGGGGAATTGCAAGTCCATTTTGTCGATGTTGGACAAGGGGCAGCACAAATCATTATTACACCAACAAATAAAGTGATGGTGATTGATGGTGGGAATAATGATGATGAAGACAAAATGGTCGCCTATTTAACAGAGCTTGGCGTGTCGAAAATTGATATTTTAATCGGCACACATCCAGATGCCGATCATATTGGAGGCATTGATGCGGTGATCGATGCTTTTGATATTGGAAAAATCTATATGCCAAAAGTACAGCGAGATACGCAAACCTTTGCATCTGTGTTACAGGCGATTCAAAACAAAGGCCTAAAAGTGACAACGGCCAAGGCGGGACTTATGCTCGATCTAGATCCAGCAGTTCAAGTGACAATGATTTCCCCGGTAGATGAAACACATAGTGATGCGAATGAACTGAGTGCGGTTGTACGATTGCAGTACGGTGAGCATGCTTTCCTATTGACAGGAGATGCAGGCATAAAAACGGAAGAAAAATGGTTGCAATCAGGTGAGCGGCTGCAATCGACTGTGCTATTAGTCGGTCATCATGGAAGTGAATATTCCACAAGTGAAGCATTGTTGCAAGCTGTTCAACCTCAGTATGCGGTGATTCAAGTAGGGAAAAATAATTATGGGCATCCGACAAGTGAGGTGTTGGACCGTCTGCATGCGAATAACATTGGCATTTATCGCAATGATACAGATGGTACGATTGTTTTTAAAACGGATGGGAAAGAGATGCAGATCAATAAGGATGCGTGGGCATACACGGCAACGCCGCCATCGAAATCACACACATCGACACCAGCGCCACCAGTAAAGGAAACTGAGCATGCCAGCAGTTTACAAGCTTCTGCTACTATTGATACGGTCCAGCCAACTCAAAATGAAGAAGTAACGGTGACAGTTACCGTAAAAGATCAAGCGGGCAATCCTGTCAGTGGTGCAAATGTCCAGTTAAACCTGCAATTCAAATCAAAAGATACAGATTATGAAGCCATAACGAATGCGAATGGAATGGCGGAAATTTCCTTTAGAATTGGTCGAGCGGCAGCGGGGTTTACGGTAGATGGAGAGATTACGGTCACTGCCAACGGAATGACAGCAACAACGCAAACAGCTTTTACGCCAAAGTAA
- a CDS encoding M28 family peptidase: MQKNLLVFALLLMSATMFAACTQTERGDVTYEDAKSDYLAKVDVDYAFTFAKSLEEFKTNEKLGYRTAGSEAEIKTGQKIAEEMKKIGLTEVTKDEITVDTWEFEKADMTFKDGNGQDHLAVLGGYQTNFDTKGVKEFEVVYGGKGTKNDLATLDVKDKLVLIDINQDEEWWVNYPTYQAHVKGAAAVIVVQEGGFSEVDPTALNAQDICGPDDAPVFSMSITDANVLKSLINSSDNGIATVDFDAKSVVEFDGKTYNYYGKIIGKDPESYIILSGHYDSYFDGFEDDNAAIGLLLGVAKGLIDSGYQPEKTIIFNALAAEEWGVSNTRYDWSTGAYNQIFKVHPEWVGKAVANINFELPAYEHTSPDEIRAVYELKNYLEQFTASVPSVDGVYEDGIAVITPLQTWSDDFSFSLAGVPAMRNDFKDSEFMKTHYHTQFDNADAYNEKALLFHQNLYGLLTMYYDRTAVTPLDFTVRLGALKASIDKDIWDSVAVSSNELLSEIDTAISTAKKVNTAVNKVNEDYLKALNNGDEKTAEKLYEESRTLNSGLLETFKFAQDHFVKLTWEDEQIFPHEHAQNNIKNLTLSIEALEKGDINLALDDYLLAIDNNWYAYHFDNEVYRYFTDYVIEQPAERLMWGAGRIVGHEDLYAPINSLLAKREQQNADVTEEIDILGKALNEQQQLLQTAIAEELASTKALGDMLVNLK; this comes from the coding sequence ATGCAGAAAAACCTACTCGTATTCGCATTACTTCTTATGTCAGCAACAATGTTTGCGGCATGTACGCAAACTGAGCGTGGGGACGTCACTTATGAAGATGCCAAAAGTGATTATCTAGCAAAAGTGGATGTCGATTATGCCTTCACCTTTGCAAAAAGCCTGGAAGAATTCAAGACGAATGAAAAATTAGGCTACCGGACAGCTGGCTCAGAGGCAGAAATTAAAACTGGTCAAAAAATTGCTGAGGAAATGAAGAAGATCGGCCTAACCGAAGTCACAAAAGACGAGATTACCGTCGATACTTGGGAATTTGAAAAAGCTGATATGACGTTTAAAGATGGAAACGGACAAGACCACCTTGCAGTGTTAGGTGGCTACCAAACCAATTTCGACACAAAAGGGGTTAAAGAGTTTGAAGTCGTCTACGGCGGAAAAGGGACAAAAAATGACCTTGCTACCCTTGATGTCAAAGATAAACTTGTATTAATTGATATTAATCAGGACGAAGAGTGGTGGGTGAATTATCCTACGTACCAAGCGCATGTCAAAGGAGCAGCCGCAGTCATCGTCGTACAAGAAGGCGGCTTTTCTGAGGTAGATCCAACAGCTTTAAATGCACAGGATATTTGTGGACCTGATGATGCACCGGTATTTTCTATGTCCATTACCGATGCAAATGTATTGAAAAGTTTAATAAATTCAAGTGATAATGGAATCGCAACAGTCGATTTCGATGCGAAATCCGTTGTTGAGTTTGATGGGAAGACCTACAATTATTACGGAAAAATCATTGGAAAAGATCCTGAATCTTATATTATTTTATCTGGCCATTATGATTCATATTTTGATGGGTTCGAAGATGATAATGCAGCAATTGGCCTGTTACTAGGTGTCGCCAAAGGGTTGATTGACAGTGGCTACCAACCTGAAAAAACCATTATTTTCAATGCGCTCGCTGCCGAGGAATGGGGTGTTTCTAATACGCGCTACGATTGGTCAACCGGTGCATACAACCAAATTTTCAAAGTGCATCCTGAATGGGTTGGAAAAGCCGTTGCCAACATCAACTTTGAGCTTCCAGCTTACGAACATACCTCCCCTGACGAGATTCGTGCAGTATATGAGCTCAAAAACTATCTTGAACAATTTACAGCGAGTGTACCAAGTGTAGATGGCGTGTATGAAGATGGCATTGCAGTTATTACGCCGCTTCAAACATGGTCAGATGACTTTTCCTTCTCACTTGCAGGTGTTCCTGCCATGCGCAATGATTTTAAAGACAGCGAATTCATGAAGACACATTACCATACACAATTTGATAACGCAGATGCTTATAATGAAAAAGCATTACTGTTTCACCAAAATTTATATGGTTTATTAACGATGTATTATGATCGAACTGCCGTGACACCTCTCGATTTCACAGTTCGCTTGGGTGCTTTAAAAGCAAGCATCGACAAAGATATATGGGATAGTGTAGCAGTCTCTTCAAATGAACTGCTTTCCGAAATCGATACAGCGATTTCTACTGCTAAAAAGGTGAATACTGCCGTTAATAAAGTAAACGAAGACTATCTGAAGGCACTAAATAACGGTGATGAAAAAACAGCAGAAAAGCTCTATGAGGAAAGTAGAACATTAAATTCTGGACTATTAGAAACGTTCAAGTTTGCACAGGATCATTTTGTCAAACTCACATGGGAAGACGAGCAAATTTTCCCGCATGAACATGCGCAAAATAACATTAAAAACCTAACGTTATCGATTGAAGCGCTCGAAAAAGGCGATATCAATCTTGCTCTTGATGACTACTTACTTGCCATCGATAATAACTGGTATGCCTATCATTTTGACAATGAAGTCTATCGTTATTTCACAGATTATGTCATCGAACAACCTGCAGAAAGGCTGATGTGGGGTGCTGGTAGAATTGTTGGGCATGAAGATTTATACGCACCTATCAATTCTCTATTAGCCAAACGTGAGCAACAGAATGCAGATGTAACGGAAGAAATTGATATCTTGGGCAAAGCATTAAATGAACAGCAACAACTTCTTCAAACAGCGATTGCCGAGGAACTTGCAAGCACGAAAGCGCTTGGTGATATGCTAGTAAATTTAAAATAA